A genome region from Blautia coccoides includes the following:
- the nadD gene encoding nicotinate-nucleotide adenylyltransferase gives MCEKRKRVGIMGGTFDPIHIGHLILGETAYEQFDLDQVLFMPAGNPPHKRRRLHRATDEQRSEMVKRAIASNPHFSLSLEEMNEDGFTYTYRTLERLKAEHPDTDYFFILGADSLFDFDKWREPGRICRACTVVAATRNHTSQERLDEAIRFLEEKYSGTFRKLNSLNIDISSAMLRSWIAGQRTIKYYVPDNVIAYIRENHIYEECDTDEL, from the coding sequence ATGTGCGAGAAAAGAAAACGAGTGGGCATCATGGGCGGGACGTTTGACCCCATCCATATTGGACATCTGATTTTGGGCGAGACAGCCTATGAGCAGTTTGACTTAGACCAGGTACTTTTTATGCCTGCAGGAAATCCTCCCCATAAGAGAAGGCGCCTTCACAGAGCAACAGATGAACAGCGCAGTGAAATGGTGAAAAGAGCCATCGCCTCAAATCCACATTTCTCTCTTTCTTTGGAGGAGATGAACGAGGACGGATTTACCTACACCTACAGAACTCTGGAGCGTCTAAAGGCAGAGCACCCGGATACAGACTATTTCTTTATTCTGGGGGCTGATTCTCTCTTTGACTTTGATAAGTGGAGGGAGCCGGGCAGAATATGCAGAGCATGTACGGTGGTGGCAGCTACGCGGAACCATACCAGTCAGGAACGTCTGGATGAAGCAATCCGTTTCCTGGAGGAAAAATACAGCGGAACTTTCCGCAAACTGAATTCCCTGAATATTGATATTTCATCTGCAATGCTCCGCTCCTGGATAGCAGGGCAGAGGACCATAAAATATTATGTGCCTGATAATGTCATTGCTTATATCAGGGAGAACCATATTTATGAGGAATGTGATACAGATGAATTATGA
- the yhbY gene encoding ribosome assembly RNA-binding protein YhbY, with product MTSKQRAYLKSLAMTMDPVLQIGKSSLTPENTASVAEALEARELIKINVLQNCMDDPKQIAEVLAERTKSQVVQVIGKKIVLYKEGKKEKKKIFLP from the coding sequence ATGACAAGTAAACAGAGGGCTTATTTGAAAAGTCTTGCTATGACTATGGATCCTGTCCTGCAGATTGGAAAATCCAGTCTGACACCGGAGAATACAGCGTCGGTAGCTGAAGCATTGGAAGCCAGAGAGCTGATCAAGATAAATGTACTTCAGAATTGTATGGATGATCCCAAGCAGATCGCGGAGGTGCTTGCCGAGAGGACAAAATCCCAGGTGGTGCAGGTGATTGGCAAGAAAATAGTTTTATATAAAGAAGGCAAAAAGGAAAAGAAGAAAATATTTCTTCCATAA
- the obgE gene encoding GTPase ObgE, with amino-acid sequence MFADRAKIAIRSGKGGDGHVSFRRELYVPNGGPDGGNGGRGGDVIFEVDKGLNALTDYRHKRKYAAENGQDGGKKRCHGADGNDIILKVPEGTVIKEAASGKVIADMSGENKRQIVLRGGKGGKGNMNYATATMQVPKYAQPGQPAQELEVMLELKVIADVGLIGFPNVGKSTLLTRVSNARPQIANYHFTTINPHLGVVDLEGCDGFVIADIPGLIEGASEGIGLGHQFLRHIERTRVLIHLVDAASTEGRDPIDDIYKINKELEAYDPKLMERPQVIAANKTDMIYSEDEDPVECIRQEFEPQGIKVFSISAATGKGLKELLYYVKSLLDKIDKEPVIFEQEFFPEDVLITENLPYTVKQDEEDEHLFYIEGPKIEKMLGYTNLDSEKGFSFFQRFLKESGILADLEEAGIEEGDTVRMYGFDFDYYK; translated from the coding sequence ATGTTTGCAGACAGAGCAAAAATCGCGATCCGTTCCGGAAAAGGCGGTGACGGCCATGTGAGCTTCCGAAGAGAATTATACGTTCCCAACGGCGGTCCTGACGGCGGCAATGGCGGCAGAGGCGGAGATGTTATCTTTGAAGTGGATAAAGGTCTGAATGCCTTAACCGATTATCGGCATAAACGAAAATATGCGGCAGAGAACGGACAGGACGGCGGCAAGAAAAGATGTCATGGCGCCGACGGCAATGATATTATCCTCAAAGTTCCGGAGGGGACTGTGATCAAGGAAGCCGCTTCCGGAAAGGTCATTGCTGATATGTCCGGAGAAAACAAAAGACAAATCGTGTTAAGGGGTGGAAAAGGCGGCAAAGGAAACATGAACTATGCCACAGCTACCATGCAGGTGCCAAAATACGCGCAGCCGGGACAGCCGGCACAGGAGCTTGAGGTTATGCTGGAGCTGAAGGTGATAGCAGATGTAGGTCTGATCGGATTCCCAAATGTAGGAAAGTCAACTTTGCTTACAAGAGTGAGCAATGCCAGACCGCAGATCGCCAATTATCACTTTACAACCATCAATCCTCATCTTGGAGTTGTGGATCTGGAAGGCTGTGATGGATTTGTCATTGCGGATATTCCGGGTCTGATCGAAGGGGCATCGGAAGGTATCGGCCTTGGCCACCAATTCCTGCGCCATATAGAGAGAACCCGTGTACTGATTCATCTGGTGGACGCTGCGTCTACAGAGGGAAGAGATCCCATAGATGATATCTATAAAATCAACAAAGAACTGGAAGCTTATGATCCGAAGCTCATGGAGCGTCCCCAGGTCATCGCGGCCAATAAGACAGATATGATTTACAGTGAGGACGAAGATCCTGTTGAGTGTATCCGGCAGGAGTTTGAGCCTCAGGGAATCAAAGTGTTCTCAATTTCTGCGGCTACAGGAAAAGGCCTGAAAGAGCTGCTTTATTATGTAAAGAGTCTTCTGGATAAGATTGATAAGGAGCCAGTTATTTTTGAACAGGAATTTTTCCCGGAAGATGTACTGATCACAGAAAATCTGCCTTATACCGTAAAACAGGATGAAGAGGATGAGCACCTGTTCTATATTGAGGGACCGAAAATTGAAAAGATGCTGGGTTATACCAATCTGGATTCAGAGAAAGGATTTTCTTTCTTCCAGAGATTCCTGAAAGAAAGTGGTATTCTGGCAGATTTGGAAGAAGCCGGTATTGAAGAGGGCGACACAGTACGGATGTACGGCTTTGATTTTGATTATTACAAATAG
- the rpmA gene encoding 50S ribosomal protein L27 — MLRMDLQFFAHKKGVGSTKNGRDSESKRLGAKRADGQFVKAGNILYRQRGTKIHPGVNVGRGGDDTLFALVDGVVRFERKGRDKKQVSVVPVTAE, encoded by the coding sequence ATGTTAAGAATGGACCTTCAGTTTTTCGCTCATAAAAAAGGTGTGGGTTCTACCAAGAACGGTAGAGATTCCGAATCTAAAAGACTGGGCGCAAAGAGAGCAGACGGACAGTTTGTAAAAGCCGGAAACATCCTTTACAGACAGCGCGGAACAAAAATTCATCCGGGTGTGAATGTAGGACGCGGCGGCGACGATACTTTATTTGCATTAGTAGATGGTGTTGTTCGTTTTGAGAGAAAAGGCAGAGACAAAAAACAGGTTTCTGTAGTACCGGTAACAGCAGAGTAA
- a CDS encoding ribosomal-processing cysteine protease Prp — MTYITFYQNSDGVVTGFDTSGHAGYARQGEDIVCAAISALVINAVNSIEQFTDDAFKVDVDRENGGIVFRLEAKPSKEAALLLNSLILGLQRMEDEEENRQYIDVIFEEV, encoded by the coding sequence ATGACGTACATTACGTTTTATCAGAACAGTGACGGCGTTGTGACAGGCTTTGATACCAGTGGACATGCCGGGTATGCCAGACAGGGCGAGGATATCGTCTGTGCGGCTATTTCCGCTCTTGTCATCAATGCGGTAAATTCTATTGAACAGTTCACAGATGATGCTTTTAAAGTGGATGTGGACAGGGAAAATGGCGGTATCGTATTCAGGCTGGAGGCAAAACCTTCCAAAGAGGCTGCATTGTTGCTGAATTCCCTCATTCTCGGATTGCAGAGAATGGAAGACGAAGAAGAAAACAGACAATATATTGATGTCATATTCGAGGAGGTGTAA
- the rplU gene encoding 50S ribosomal protein L21 — protein sequence MYAIIATGGKQYKVAEGDVIRVEKLGAEAGETVTFDQVLAVNNDGLKVGDDVASATVTASVVGNGKAKKVIVYKYKPKTGYHKKNGHRQQYTKVKIEKINA from the coding sequence ATGTACGCAATTATTGCAACAGGTGGTAAACAGTACAAAGTAGCCGAAGGCGATGTTATCAGAGTAGAAAAACTTGGAGCAGAAGCTGGAGAAACTGTTACATTTGACCAGGTCCTTGCCGTAAACAATGATGGGTTAAAAGTTGGTGACGACGTAGCAAGCGCTACTGTAACCGCGTCTGTAGTTGGAAACGGTAAAGCAAAAAAGGTTATCGTTTACAAATATAAACCGAAAACCGGATACCACAAGAAAAACGGTCACAGACAGCAGTACACCAAAGTTAAGATTGAAAAAATCAACGCTTAA
- a CDS encoding CPBP family intramembrane glutamic endopeptidase translates to MERKYDDFMNHQKKRLRPVHGILLFVLVMVSYYTIIAWMQMKFGMYGLAMTELYLLLLSVGITALCGADFAEVFPVRKPSWSKIFGTLLLWAGVYALVLPVTMVIAWLFPEQMFGTSSALNDIIASVPLLISIFITAVMPAVCEEAMHRGVILHGLKSLKREWLIVLIMGLLFGLFHGSVWRFMPTALLGGALSWLMLRTENMVYPALFHFANNFLPTLLSFGQTESDTAASAEYLMEFGIPVAALGIYVAIGCVAPFAIYTAGYLLRREKGRKVPYFPKEHQTFWIVFLTVSSVIPAMIGGVLFLYGIFFDDSLWQMIRQSPVENFTVFLRLL, encoded by the coding sequence ATGGAGAGAAAATACGATGATTTTATGAACCATCAAAAGAAGCGGCTGAGACCGGTGCATGGAATTCTTCTTTTTGTGCTGGTTATGGTGTCTTATTATACAATTATTGCATGGATGCAGATGAAATTTGGAATGTACGGGCTGGCTATGACAGAGCTGTATCTCCTTTTACTGTCAGTGGGGATCACAGCACTTTGCGGCGCAGATTTCGCAGAGGTTTTTCCAGTGAGAAAACCGTCATGGAGTAAAATTTTCGGCACACTGCTGCTCTGGGCAGGAGTATACGCATTGGTGCTGCCGGTGACTATGGTGATCGCATGGCTGTTTCCTGAGCAGATGTTTGGGACAAGCAGCGCACTGAACGATATAATTGCGAGTGTGCCGCTGCTGATCTCCATTTTTATCACTGCCGTAATGCCTGCTGTCTGTGAAGAGGCCATGCACAGAGGCGTCATTCTTCACGGCCTGAAAAGCCTGAAACGAGAATGGCTGATCGTGCTGATCATGGGACTTTTGTTTGGTTTGTTTCATGGGAGCGTATGGCGTTTTATGCCCACTGCGCTTTTGGGCGGGGCGTTGTCCTGGCTGATGCTCAGAACTGAGAATATGGTTTATCCGGCCCTGTTCCATTTTGCCAACAATTTTCTGCCCACGCTTCTCTCCTTTGGCCAGACTGAGAGTGATACAGCGGCCAGTGCAGAATATCTGATGGAGTTTGGTATTCCTGTAGCGGCTCTTGGTATCTATGTGGCAATTGGCTGCGTGGCACCATTTGCCATCTATACCGCAGGTTATCTCCTGCGGAGAGAAAAGGGCAGAAAGGTACCTTATTTTCCGAAAGAGCATCAGACATTTTGGATCGTATTTCTCACAGTCTCTTCAGTCATACCGGCTATGATAGGCGGAGTATTGTTTTTATACGGAATTTTCTTCGACGATTCCCTGTGGCAAATGATAAGACAAAGTCCGGTGGAGAATTTTACCGTTTTCTTACGGCTGCTGTAG
- a CDS encoding NUDIX hydrolase — MKVKSMLTTLCYIEKGDSYLMLHRIKKESDVNKDKWIGVGGHFEEDESPEDCLLREVKEETGLTLTSYKFRGIVTFIFKPLAGEPDTEYMCLYTADGYEGTLCACNEGILEWVQKKEVLNLNLWEGDKIFFKLLEEDHPFFSLKLMYQGDTLREAVLDGEKIR; from the coding sequence ATGAAAGTAAAATCCATGCTTACAACGCTGTGTTATATTGAGAAAGGCGACAGCTATCTGATGCTGCACCGGATCAAAAAGGAGTCTGATGTAAATAAGGACAAATGGATCGGTGTCGGCGGACATTTTGAGGAAGATGAAAGTCCGGAAGATTGTCTTTTACGGGAAGTGAAAGAGGAGACCGGACTGACCCTGACCTCTTATAAATTTAGAGGCATTGTCACATTTATTTTCAAACCCCTGGCAGGGGAGCCGGACACGGAATATATGTGTCTGTACACAGCAGATGGATATGAAGGTACTTTATGTGCCTGCAATGAGGGCATTCTGGAATGGGTGCAGAAAAAAGAAGTGCTGAATCTGAACCTTTGGGAGGGGGATAAGATATTCTTCAAGCTTTTGGAGGAGGACCATCCGTTCTTCTCCCTGAAGTTAATGTATCAGGGTGATACCTTGCGGGAGGCGGTGCTAGATGGAGAGAAAATACGATGA
- a CDS encoding ribonuclease E/G — MRKLSKLILTPMDISGRKRLTAALIQDRKVCQLDICQFEHKSILGNIYVGKVKNIAENIRAAFIEIADGIMCYYSMDEKSVPLYTNRKKSGKLKPGDELLVQVCREPIRGKLPCVTCDLNFPGRYLVVTAVWAMPGFSGKLNAEEKKRLKETLQPVLPKDAGVIVRTNSRNAAEEELLSELDRLLECLRQVKEKALTRTCFSLIYENQPEYLQVLQNVYEQDLEEIVTDNRELYEQVARYLEYYGMPAEKLRLYEDKLLPLPRLYSLETVLKEALSEKVWLKSGAFLVIQQTEAFVSIDVNTGKYTGKKDMQETFRKINLEAAKEIARQLRLRNLSGMILIDFINLKEQKDKDELLQTLQRYLNQDPVKGNVVDITKLNIVEVTRKKIRKSLAEELREEYQESVR; from the coding sequence GTGAGGAAATTGAGTAAGCTGATCCTGACACCTATGGATATTTCCGGCAGGAAACGGCTGACAGCGGCTCTGATACAGGACAGGAAGGTCTGTCAGCTTGACATATGCCAGTTTGAGCATAAGAGTATTCTGGGCAACATTTATGTGGGAAAAGTAAAAAATATCGCTGAAAATATTCGTGCGGCCTTTATAGAGATTGCTGACGGTATCATGTGTTATTATTCAATGGATGAAAAGTCAGTTCCTCTTTATACAAACAGGAAAAAAAGCGGAAAGCTGAAGCCGGGCGATGAGCTTTTGGTGCAGGTGTGCAGGGAACCTATCAGGGGAAAACTCCCCTGTGTAACCTGCGATCTGAATTTTCCGGGAAGATATCTGGTAGTTACCGCTGTCTGGGCAATGCCTGGTTTTTCAGGAAAATTAAACGCGGAGGAGAAAAAAAGACTGAAAGAAACATTGCAGCCTGTTCTTCCGAAGGATGCCGGAGTGATCGTTCGTACCAACAGCAGAAATGCGGCAGAGGAAGAGCTTCTCTCTGAGCTTGATCGGCTTTTGGAATGTTTGCGCCAAGTGAAAGAAAAAGCTTTGACCAGAACCTGTTTTTCCCTGATCTATGAAAACCAGCCGGAATATTTGCAGGTTTTGCAGAATGTATATGAGCAGGACCTGGAAGAGATCGTCACAGACAACAGGGAACTTTACGAGCAGGTTGCCCGTTATCTGGAGTATTACGGAATGCCGGCAGAGAAGCTGCGTCTGTATGAGGACAAGCTTTTGCCCCTGCCACGATTATATTCACTGGAAACGGTTCTGAAGGAAGCTCTGTCTGAGAAAGTATGGCTGAAATCAGGGGCTTTTCTGGTCATCCAGCAGACGGAGGCATTTGTCTCCATAGACGTGAATACCGGAAAATATACCGGTAAAAAAGATATGCAGGAGACTTTCCGAAAAATCAATCTGGAGGCGGCAAAGGAGATTGCCAGACAACTGCGTCTCCGCAATCTGTCCGGTATGATTTTAATAGATTTTATCAATCTGAAAGAGCAGAAAGACAAAGATGAGCTGCTGCAGACTCTGCAGAGATACCTGAACCAGGATCCTGTAAAGGGGAATGTGGTGGACATTACAAAACTGAATATTGTGGAAGTGACCCGCAAAAAAATAAGAAAATCCCTGGCAGAAGAGCTTCGGGAAGAATATCAGGAAAGTGTAAGGTAA
- a CDS encoding TIGR03936 family radical SAM-associated protein has translation MKVRVKFAKEGAMKFIGHLDIMRYFQKAVKRAGLNASFSEGYSPHMIMSFASPLGVGITSTGEYFDLELKSVFSSKEMVKKLNDAMVDGMRILSIHQVEDGKAGKAMSLVAAADYVLTFREGKEPSEDWKNKILEFTEQPSILIMKKTKKSEKEVDIRPFIYHMEEKEGHIYLTLAAGSSNNTKPELVMEAFCQFLGVPYDEWAFMVHRSELYADTGTEEERHLVPLEALGEEIE, from the coding sequence TTGAAGGTTAGAGTGAAATTTGCGAAAGAGGGAGCAATGAAATTTATCGGCCATCTTGATATTATGCGGTACTTCCAGAAAGCTGTAAAGCGCGCAGGGCTGAACGCTTCATTTTCTGAGGGATACAGCCCTCATATGATCATGTCTTTCGCGTCTCCTTTAGGAGTTGGAATAACCAGCACAGGCGAATACTTTGATCTGGAGCTGAAAAGCGTATTTTCCTCTAAAGAAATGGTCAAAAAGCTGAATGATGCCATGGTGGATGGAATGCGTATATTAAGTATCCACCAGGTGGAAGACGGAAAAGCGGGAAAGGCCATGTCTCTTGTGGCTGCCGCTGATTATGTGCTGACATTTCGTGAGGGAAAAGAACCATCAGAGGATTGGAAAAATAAGATTTTGGAGTTCACAGAACAGCCGTCTATTCTGATCATGAAAAAAACAAAGAAAAGTGAAAAAGAAGTGGATATCCGTCCGTTTATTTATCATATGGAAGAAAAAGAAGGGCATATTTATCTGACTTTGGCTGCCGGAAGCTCTAATAATACAAAGCCGGAGCTTGTCATGGAAGCTTTTTGCCAGTTTTTAGGCGTGCCTTACGATGAATGGGCTTTTATGGTGCATAGAAGTGAACTTTATGCCGATACCGGCACGGAGGAGGAGCGGCATCTCGTGCCGCTGGAAGCTTTGGGTGAGGAAATTGAGTAA
- a CDS encoding TIGR03960 family B12-binding radical SAM protein, which translates to MRKLALSDEILLKIEKPARYIGNEVNSVNKDASKVDVRFAMCFPDVYEIGMSHLGIQILYDMFNKREDVWCERVYSPWPDLDAVMREKEIPLFALESQDPIKDFDFLGITIQYEMCYTNILQILDLSRIPLRSKDRGEEYPIVMGGGPCTYNPEPLAEFFDVFYIGEGETVFDEFLNIYKEFKNAGKSKKEFLERAAEIPGIYVPAFYDAAYNEDGTLASFTPNNPHSKEKIEKQVVMDLSDVCYPEKPVVPFIKATQDRVTLEIQRGCIRGCRFCQAGMIYRPTRERDVEFLKKTAQAMLESTGHEEISLSSLSSSDYSKLPELIDHLISECSARNVNISLPSLRIDAFSLDVMSKVQDIKKSSLTFAPEAGTQRMRDVINKGLTEEVILNGAAEAFAGGWTRVKLYFMLGLPTETEEDMKGIAHLAEEVAKKYYEIPKEQRRGRCQIVASTSFFVPKPFTPFQWASMCRKEEYLAKAKVVKDEIRAQLNQKSIKYNYHEADVTVLEGILARGDRRICDVLELAYKNGAIFDAWSEYFRYDIWMKAFEELGIDPEFYTLRERPADELFPWDFIHAGVTKKFLLKEWERAKEGVVTPNCREKCSGCGAASYKGGVCIEG; encoded by the coding sequence ATGAGAAAACTAGCTTTAAGTGATGAAATATTACTGAAAATCGAGAAGCCAGCACGCTACATTGGCAATGAGGTAAATTCGGTAAATAAGGACGCAAGTAAGGTGGACGTGCGGTTTGCCATGTGCTTCCCGGACGTCTACGAAATCGGAATGTCACATCTGGGAATTCAGATATTATATGATATGTTTAATAAAAGGGAGGATGTATGGTGTGAACGTGTCTATTCCCCTTGGCCGGATTTGGACGCTGTCATGCGGGAAAAGGAAATCCCTCTCTTTGCTCTGGAATCCCAGGATCCCATAAAAGATTTTGATTTTCTTGGTATAACCATCCAATACGAGATGTGTTATACGAATATCCTGCAAATCCTGGATTTAAGCCGGATACCCCTACGTTCCAAAGACAGAGGAGAAGAATATCCGATCGTTATGGGCGGAGGCCCATGTACCTATAATCCCGAGCCGCTGGCAGAATTCTTTGATGTTTTTTATATTGGTGAAGGGGAAACGGTTTTCGATGAATTCCTTAATATATATAAGGAATTCAAAAATGCGGGAAAAAGCAAAAAAGAATTTTTAGAGCGCGCGGCAGAGATACCGGGCATCTATGTTCCTGCATTTTATGACGCAGCGTACAACGAGGATGGAACACTGGCATCCTTTACTCCGAATAATCCCCATTCAAAAGAGAAAATAGAAAAACAGGTGGTTATGGATCTCTCAGATGTCTGTTATCCGGAAAAACCTGTTGTACCATTTATCAAGGCAACACAGGACCGCGTTACCCTGGAAATCCAGCGGGGATGTATCCGTGGCTGCCGTTTCTGCCAGGCTGGTATGATTTACAGGCCTACCAGGGAACGGGATGTGGAGTTCCTGAAAAAAACGGCTCAGGCTATGCTTGAAAGTACCGGACATGAGGAGATTTCACTGAGTTCCTTAAGCTCCAGCGATTATTCCAAACTGCCGGAGCTGATCGATCATCTGATCAGCGAGTGCTCTGCAAGAAATGTAAATATCTCTCTGCCCTCCCTGCGTATTGATGCCTTTTCTCTGGATGTCATGAGTAAAGTCCAGGATATCAAGAAGAGCAGTCTGACCTTTGCTCCCGAAGCGGGAACGCAGCGTATGCGTGATGTCATTAATAAAGGACTGACAGAGGAAGTGATCCTTAACGGCGCGGCCGAAGCTTTTGCCGGAGGCTGGACCAGAGTAAAGCTGTATTTTATGCTGGGACTTCCCACAGAGACGGAGGAGGATATGAAAGGTATCGCCCATCTCGCCGAAGAGGTTGCAAAGAAATACTATGAAATTCCGAAAGAACAGCGCCGGGGCAGATGTCAGATCGTAGCAAGTACCTCCTTTTTCGTGCCGAAACCTTTTACTCCTTTCCAGTGGGCTTCCATGTGCCGCAAAGAGGAGTATCTGGCAAAGGCGAAAGTGGTAAAAGATGAAATCCGTGCGCAGTTAAATCAAAAGAGTATTAAATACAACTATCACGAGGCAGACGTCACGGTGCTGGAGGGGATTTTGGCGCGGGGTGACAGACGGATCTGTGATGTTTTGGAGCTGGCCTACAAAAACGGAGCTATTTTTGACGCGTGGTCTGAATATTTCCGATATGATATCTGGATGAAGGCTTTTGAAGAACTGGGCATTGATCCGGAATTCTATACGCTCCGTGAGCGTCCGGCTGATGAATTGTTCCCTTGGGATTTCATCCATGCAGGAGTGACGAAAAAATTCCTTTTGAAGGAATGGGAGAGAGCGAAAGAGGGAGTTGTGACGCCGAACTGTCGGGAAAAATGTTCCGGTTGCGGCGCAGCTTCTTACAAAGGAGGTGTCTGCATTGAAGGTTAG
- a CDS encoding DUF3795 domain-containing protein → MEKSIAFCGLVCSQCPVYIATKTNNEELKEKLAIEYSTDTFEFVKEDMNCTGCHSVVGVNEKMCKECLMRKCGMHKSISHCAECNEYPCQYINSYVPTGSDNRKMLDELEKK, encoded by the coding sequence ATGGAAAAGAGTATTGCATTTTGTGGTTTGGTGTGTTCGCAATGTCCTGTATACATTGCAACCAAGACGAATAATGAAGAACTAAAAGAGAAATTAGCAATCGAATATTCTACAGACACATTTGAGTTTGTAAAAGAAGATATGAATTGTACGGGGTGTCACTCAGTAGTTGGAGTAAATGAGAAGATGTGTAAAGAATGTCTTATGAGAAAGTGCGGTATGCACAAAAGCATTTCTCATTGTGCAGAATGTAATGAGTACCCATGCCAGTACATAAACAGTTATGTGCCAACTGGAAGTGATAATCGCAAAATGTTAGACGAACTGGAAAAGAAATAA
- a CDS encoding MBL fold metallo-hydrolase translates to MKIYNAGNRVMNTYLYQTKDGFVMIDTGYENNYSKCTSSMKRKGISWANIKYIFLTHAHDDHAGFLKEALDKHPNITCIISEKAFSVLARGQNSFEGGCSSRLALFFCCIMKLLGNGKHLFPAIDETYKKRFIEITKDNVSGIETLLSGKILFTPGHTADSISLKVKNQIFCGDAAMNGLPSLHRITIWVENKKEFENSWKVLLDENVDYIYPAHGQRFKNNDLYKFKTKISKLKLYPLK, encoded by the coding sequence ATGAAAATATATAATGCAGGAAACAGAGTCATGAATACATATCTTTACCAGACTAAAGATGGGTTTGTAATGATTGATACAGGCTATGAAAATAATTATTCAAAATGTACTTCATCTATGAAACGAAAAGGAATTTCTTGGGCTAATATTAAATATATTTTTCTAACACACGCCCATGATGACCATGCCGGTTTTCTAAAAGAGGCATTGGATAAACATCCAAATATTACTTGTATCATTAGTGAAAAGGCATTTTCAGTTTTGGCAAGAGGACAAAATTCATTTGAGGGTGGTTGCAGTAGTAGGCTTGCATTATTCTTTTGTTGCATTATGAAGTTATTGGGCAATGGAAAACATCTTTTTCCTGCAATAGATGAAACCTATAAAAAAAGATTTATAGAGATAACAAAAGATAATGTTTCTGGAATTGAAACGTTATTATCTGGTAAAATATTATTCACACCAGGACATACAGCAGATTCTATTTCTTTAAAAGTGAAAAATCAGATATTTTGTGGAGATGCCGCAATGAATGGTTTGCCGAGTTTACATAGGATAACGATATGGGTAGAGAATAAAAAAGAATTTGAAAATTCATGGAAAGTATTGTTGGATGAAAATGTAGATTATATTTACCCAGCACATGGACAACGATTTAAAAATAATGATTTGTATAAGTTCAAAACTAAAATTAGTAAGCTTAAGTTATATCCTTTGAAGTGA